In the genome of Polaromonas vacuolata, the window ATGGCGAAGTCGCGGCCCAGATCGCGCTGCAAACGGTCTCCGCGCTTTACCAAAAAGAGGCTAAACCGCAGATTCAGGATTGCACCGCCTTTTTCACTGCCGCCGTATTGGCCGCCCACTACCAAATATTGCGCTACGCCAGCGGGCAAGGTCTGCTTGATACGCCGCGTACTACTTTGGTTGCCGTAGTCTTGCAGGATTCGGGCGCTAGCTGGGTTCATTGTGGCGATTCGCGGCTGTATCTGGTGCGCGATGGTGAGCTGCTAGCCCGCACGCGTGACCACTCCTTCGCTGAACAGCGCGCCGCCGGTGTGGTGAAGATGGACAGTGTCAGTCGTGACATTCTTTTTACCTGTCTGGGCTCACCCACCAAGCCGGTGTTTGATATCGTCGGCCCGGTGCAGTTGCAGCAGGGCGACAAACTGCTGCTTTGCTCGGACGGCCTGTGGAGTAGTTTGAGCGATGAAGAAATCGTGCGCCACTTAACGGGTAACAGCGTTAGCGACGCCGTACCCGATCTGGTCGAGAGTGCTTTGCGTGTTGGCGGTCAGGGCGGTGACAACGTCACTGTGCTGGCAATGGAGTGGGAAACCCCGGATGCATTCGAGTCCACTCGCGGTGTATCGACTGATAGTGTGACGGACGGCGTATTTGCCTCCACAATACAAGCTGGTTGTCTTGACAACATAGCCGATGATTTGGACGAAGCGGCGATTGAACGGTCCATCGCCGAAATCAACGAGGCTATACGCCGTTCTGCCGCGCGTCGCGGTTAAGCCGTTCGCTGTCAAATCTTTGGTTGATGTGCCGCTGGCACTAACCGCTCCCCCTTTAAATTGAGCCGATCAGGTTTGCTCTGACCGATCGGCTACATTCTTTTTCAATCCTATCCGGCGGCTCCCGCTAGAAAGCATTTCAACATGAACGATTTCACCCGCAGCGACGCACGCGCTTTTGACGCCTTGCGTCAGGTCACCATCACACGCAACTACACCGTGCATGCCGAAGGCTCTGTGCTGATTGAGTTTGGCGGCACCAAGGTGCTTTGCACTGCATCGGTAGAAGAGAAAGTTCCCGGCCACAAGCGCGGCAGTGGCGAAGGCTGGGTAACGGCCGAATACGGCATGCTGCCACGCGCTACGCATACCCGTAGCGACCGGGAAGCTGCACGCGGCAAGCAAAGCGGCCGAACCCAAGAAATTCAGCGCTTGATAGGGCGTTCTATGCGCTCGGTTTTCGACCTTAAAAAGCTCGGTGAGCGCACTATTTATCTCGACTGCGATGTCTTACAGGCCGACGGCGGCACCCGCACCGCCAGCATCACTGGCGCTTTTGTAGCCGCCCAAGACGCGGTTAATCGTTTGCTGGCCGAGGGCAAGATCAGTGAAACACCCATCCTCGACCAGGTCGCTGCGATATCGGTCGGCATTGTCAAAGGCTTGCCGTTGCTAGACCTTGAATACATAGAAGACTCGGCCTGCGACACCGACATGAATGTGGTGATGACAGGGGCTGGCAATTTTGTCGAAGTCCAAGGCACGGCCGAAGGCGCGGCTTTCTCGCGTATCGAAATGGACGCTTTGCTGCAACTGGCTGAAAAAGGCATACGCGAGTTAGTCGTGATGCAACAGCAATCACTGAAAAGTTAATGCCATGATGAAAATCGTATTGGCCTCAAACAACCAAGGCAAACTGCTAGAACTGCAAGCCCTGTTTGCGCCCCTGGGTGTGCAACTGGTGCGCCAGTCGGAACTGGGAATTCCCGAAGCCGACGAGCCTTTTCACACTTTTGTTGAAAACGCACTGGCCAAAGCCAGACACGCATCGCGCGTGAGCGGCCTGCCAGCGCTGGCTGATGATGCCGGTTTGTGCGTCGACGCTTTTGGTGGTTTGCCCGGCGTGCAAACTGCTTTTTATGCAACGCATCATGGTTATGCCAAGGGCGACGATAACAACGTGCTGGCACTGCTAGAGCAGATGCAAGGCATCGATAACCGCCGTGCTGCGCTGGTTAGCACCTTGGTCGCATTGCGCTCGGCGGATGACCCTGAGCCCTTAATTGCCTGTGGCCGTGTGGTCGGCGACATCACGCAAAAACCCATAGGCAGCAACGGCTTTGGCTTTGATCCGGTGATGTTTTTGCCTGAATTTGGCAAAACTTTTGCGCAGTTGCCGGTTGAGATCAAAAACGCTAACAGCCACCGCGGCCGTGCAGCCAAGCAAATGCTGGACTTGATGCGTGAGCAGTGGCGCCTAGCATGATCCCGATAATTGTTGCGCCCAACACACCGCCTGTGGTGCTGCGCGATTTGCAGCACTACATGCGAGACGGCACACTGCAACTGGGCAGTCTGCCCACGCTCTCGCTCTACGTGCATCTGCCTTGGTGCATTAAGAAATGTCCTTACTGCGATTTCAACTCCCACGAGTTGGTCGGTGAAATGCAGGAGCAGCCTTACATCGATGCCTTGATAGCTGACTTGGAGTCCTCGCTGCCGCTGATTTGGGGCCGCAGCGTGCACAGCATTTTTATTGGTGGCGGCACGCCCAGCTTATTCTCGCCAGAGGCAATAGACCGGCTGCTAGGCCAGTTGCGCGCAAGACTAAAACTCACACCCGATTGTGAAATCACACTTGAAGCCAACCCCGGCACGTTCGAGAAAGACCGCTTCAAGGCTTTTAGAGCCGCCGGCGTAACGCGCCTGTCCATCGGTGTGCAAAGCTTTGATGACGACCACCTAAAAGCTTTAGGTCGTATTCACGATAGAGCCCAAGCCATAGCCGCTGTCGAAGAAGCCGCACAGGCTTTTGATACCTACAACCTTGACATCATGTACGCCCTGCCGGGCCAGACCATGCAAGGTGTAGTGCGCGACATGACGCAGGCCTTGGCGTTTAATCCGCCACACATCTCGATTTACCACCTCACCATAGAGCCCAACACATATTTCGCTAAGTACCCGCCGGTCATTCCAGAAGAAGACTTGGCCTACGACATGCTGGACAAAATCACTGAGATGACGGCCGCTGCGGGGCTGGCCCGTTATGAGATTTCGGCCTATGCACGCGATAAGCACGAGTGTTTTCACAACCTCAATTATTGGCAATTTGGCGACTATCTAGGCATAGGTGCGGGTGCGCACAGCAAGCTCAGTTTCGCCCACCGTGTGGTGCGCCAAGTGCGCTTTCGTGAACCCAAGCTGTACATGGAAAAAGCCCGGGCTGGCACGGCTGTCTCGCAGGAAAACGAAGTGGCACGTTCAGAGTTGCCATTTGAATTCATGCTCAATGCGCTGCGTTTGCGCAGCGGTTTTAAGCTGCGTGACTTTT includes:
- the rph gene encoding ribonuclease PH; the protein is MNDFTRSDARAFDALRQVTITRNYTVHAEGSVLIEFGGTKVLCTASVEEKVPGHKRGSGEGWVTAEYGMLPRATHTRSDREAARGKQSGRTQEIQRLIGRSMRSVFDLKKLGERTIYLDCDVLQADGGTRTASITGAFVAAQDAVNRLLAEGKISETPILDQVAAISVGIVKGLPLLDLEYIEDSACDTDMNVVMTGAGNFVEVQGTAEGAAFSRIEMDALLQLAEKGIRELVVMQQQSLKS
- the rdgB gene encoding RdgB/HAM1 family non-canonical purine NTP pyrophosphatase, with amino-acid sequence MKIVLASNNQGKLLELQALFAPLGVQLVRQSELGIPEADEPFHTFVENALAKARHASRVSGLPALADDAGLCVDAFGGLPGVQTAFYATHHGYAKGDDNNVLALLEQMQGIDNRRAALVSTLVALRSADDPEPLIACGRVVGDITQKPIGSNGFGFDPVMFLPEFGKTFAQLPVEIKNANSHRGRAAKQMLDLMREQWRLA
- a CDS encoding PP2C family protein-serine/threonine phosphatase, which codes for MKFSVFQVSRKGGRDNNEDRMGYCYTRESGLFLLADGLGGHPNGEVAAQIALQTVSALYQKEAKPQIQDCTAFFTAAVLAAHYQILRYASGQGLLDTPRTTLVAVVLQDSGASWVHCGDSRLYLVRDGELLARTRDHSFAEQRAAGVVKMDSVSRDILFTCLGSPTKPVFDIVGPVQLQQGDKLLLCSDGLWSSLSDEEIVRHLTGNSVSDAVPDLVESALRVGGQGGDNVTVLAMEWETPDAFESTRGVSTDSVTDGVFASTIQAGCLDNIADDLDEAAIERSIAEINEAIRRSAARRG
- the hemW gene encoding radical SAM family heme chaperone HemW, whose translation is MIPIIVAPNTPPVVLRDLQHYMRDGTLQLGSLPTLSLYVHLPWCIKKCPYCDFNSHELVGEMQEQPYIDALIADLESSLPLIWGRSVHSIFIGGGTPSLFSPEAIDRLLGQLRARLKLTPDCEITLEANPGTFEKDRFKAFRAAGVTRLSIGVQSFDDDHLKALGRIHDRAQAIAAVEEAAQAFDTYNLDIMYALPGQTMQGVVRDMTQALAFNPPHISIYHLTIEPNTYFAKYPPVIPEEDLAYDMLDKITEMTAAAGLARYEISAYARDKHECFHNLNYWQFGDYLGIGAGAHSKLSFAHRVVRQVRFREPKLYMEKARAGTAVSQENEVARSELPFEFMLNALRLRSGFKLRDFCEKTGLPVSAIESALVQAEKKGLIERDLVQVKPSERGFDFLNDLQALFLP